In Synechococcus sp. KORDI-52, one genomic interval encodes:
- a CDS encoding uridine kinase — translation MAAGERASGWFPQGPTKRAGDASKTVPIVCICGPSAAGKTTFAADLAGRLRLSGRLPLLIACDDYYRSGWTPVSRYGFDTVDAIDADQLRLQLSALRYRQLDALRSYDMRTRKVGSTCLSQPYDLILVEGSYGPQLLLDAVPLSLVVYIDAPLVQRLIRRLWRDVRDRHRPAGYVIRQMLREMLPGERRFVAPLKCKADVIVRDVDPGLATVLERVV, via the coding sequence GTGGCTGCTGGGGAGCGAGCTTCCGGTTGGTTCCCACAGGGACCCACCAAGAGGGCGGGGGATGCAAGCAAAACTGTGCCGATCGTTTGCATCTGCGGTCCTTCCGCTGCTGGAAAAACAACCTTTGCTGCCGACCTAGCTGGACGGTTGCGGCTCAGCGGAAGGCTTCCGCTCTTGATCGCCTGCGACGACTATTACCGCAGTGGTTGGACCCCTGTCTCCCGCTATGGGTTTGACACGGTTGATGCCATTGATGCTGATCAGCTTCGGTTGCAGCTCAGCGCCCTTCGCTACAGGCAGCTGGATGCTCTGCGCAGCTACGACATGCGCACCCGCAAGGTTGGATCGACGTGCTTGAGCCAGCCTTATGACCTGATTCTGGTTGAGGGTTCCTACGGGCCGCAACTCCTGCTTGACGCTGTGCCGTTATCGCTTGTCGTTTACATCGATGCACCGCTTGTGCAGCGTCTGATCAGGCGTCTTTGGCGTGATGTACGTGACCGTCACCGTCCGGCGGGATATGTGATTCGCCAGATGCTGCGGGAAATGCTGCCTGGGGAACGTCGTTTCGTTGCTCCGTTGAAGTGCAAGGCCGACGTGATCGTTCGTGATGTTGATCCAGGGTTGGCGACGGTTCTTGAGCGAGTGGTGTGA
- a CDS encoding DUF3104 domain-containing protein, protein MLPADCSVATVSQEPIAQEPVFLSVKTGMTVICGSTDSDDWWMADVIHVDGGARDPKVPTLFQVADVDSGVIRWVCADLVTHIVPNS, encoded by the coding sequence ATGCTGCCTGCGGATTGCTCAGTCGCCACCGTGAGCCAAGAGCCCATCGCCCAGGAGCCCGTCTTTCTTTCCGTGAAGACTGGAATGACCGTGATCTGTGGCAGCACCGACTCCGACGACTGGTGGATGGCCGATGTGATTCACGTGGACGGTGGAGCCAGAGACCCCAAGGTTCCAACCCTATTTCAAGTGGCCGATGTGGATTCGGGGGTGATCCGCTGGGTCTGTGCCGACCTCGTGACCCACATCGTTCCAAACAGCTAG
- a CDS encoding 2Fe-2S iron-sulfur cluster-binding protein: protein MASFNISIEGGASFSCPDDVYILDAADEAGVDLPYSCRAGACSTCAGRLVSGSVDQTDQSFLDDEQMGQGFALLCVSYPTADCVIQANAEEHLS, encoded by the coding sequence ATGGCCTCTTTCAACATCAGCATCGAGGGTGGTGCCAGCTTTTCGTGCCCTGATGACGTCTATATCCTCGATGCGGCCGATGAGGCCGGCGTGGATCTGCCCTATTCCTGCCGGGCAGGAGCGTGCTCAACCTGTGCTGGACGCTTGGTGAGTGGGTCGGTGGATCAGACCGATCAAAGCTTTCTTGACGATGAACAGATGGGTCAGGGTTTTGCCCTGCTTTGCGTGAGCTATCCCACCGCTGATTGCGTCATCCAGGCCAATGCTGAAGAGCATCTGTCCTGA
- the nth gene encoding endonuclease III, which yields MRRSERVEVILRRLHEQYPETPVPLDHSDPFTLLIAVLLSAQCTDKKVNEVTPALFRAGPTPAAMAALDEEEILGYIRQLGLAKTKAKNVRRLAQILVAAHNGDVPQSFEELEALPGVGHKTASVVMAQAFGVPAFPVDTHIHRLAQRWGLSDGSNVARTEQDLKRLFPKEHWNRLHLQIIFWGREFCTARGCDGTVCSMCRELYPNRRRPVITRKP from the coding sequence TTGCGCAGATCAGAGCGGGTGGAGGTGATCCTGCGGCGCCTCCACGAGCAATACCCGGAAACGCCGGTTCCCCTAGATCACAGCGACCCATTCACCCTCCTGATCGCTGTGCTGCTGAGTGCTCAGTGCACCGACAAGAAAGTGAACGAGGTCACTCCGGCGTTGTTTAGGGCTGGGCCAACTCCTGCAGCCATGGCGGCACTGGACGAGGAGGAGATCCTTGGTTACATCAGGCAACTCGGTCTGGCCAAAACCAAGGCCAAAAATGTCCGCCGCCTCGCCCAGATTCTGGTAGCGGCTCACAACGGCGACGTGCCCCAGAGCTTTGAAGAGCTTGAGGCCCTACCCGGAGTGGGGCACAAGACAGCCAGTGTGGTGATGGCCCAGGCCTTCGGTGTTCCGGCCTTCCCTGTTGACACGCACATTCACCGGCTGGCCCAACGCTGGGGCTTGAGCGACGGCAGCAACGTGGCCCGTACGGAACAGGATCTCAAGCGCCTGTTTCCGAAGGAACACTGGAACCGGCTGCACCTTCAGATCATCTTCTGGGGTCGCGAGTTCTGCACGGCTCGGGGCTGTGACGGAACCGTCTGTTCCATGTGCCGAGAGCTCTACCCGAACCGACGCCGTCCGGTGATCACCCGCAAGCCCTGA
- a CDS encoding metal ABC transporter substrate-binding protein yields the protein MLVLVSVLLSSCRSRDQERATDSRPQVLTTFTVLADLARNVAGDRLRVASIVKPGAEIHGYQPTPSDIQRASQADLIVENGLGLELWAQRFTAAAGDVPTITLSEGMEPLLITEDAYSGKPNPHAWMSPRRTMAYVDHLERAFSQLDPAGAEVYAANASAYKAQLKALDDELRTAIAALPAQQRLLVSCEGAFTYLATDYGLEEAYLWPVNAESEITPKRMARLINTVRERQVPTIFCESTVSDKAQREVAAASGARFGGTFYVDSLSSPDGPAPTLLDLQRHNVDLIRKGLNLSESNR from the coding sequence ATGCTGGTTCTGGTGAGTGTTTTGCTGTCGTCGTGCCGCAGCCGCGACCAGGAGAGAGCCACCGATTCCCGGCCCCAGGTGCTTACAACCTTCACAGTTCTGGCCGACCTGGCCCGGAATGTGGCTGGTGATCGATTGCGGGTGGCTTCGATCGTCAAGCCCGGCGCTGAGATCCATGGTTACCAACCCACGCCGAGTGATATCCAACGCGCCAGCCAGGCCGATCTGATTGTTGAGAACGGCCTGGGCCTGGAGTTGTGGGCCCAGCGCTTCACGGCCGCAGCTGGAGATGTTCCCACAATCACCCTCTCGGAGGGGATGGAGCCTCTGCTGATCACCGAGGACGCTTATTCCGGCAAACCCAATCCCCATGCCTGGATGTCCCCCAGACGCACCATGGCTTATGTGGACCATCTGGAGCGGGCCTTCAGCCAACTTGATCCAGCCGGTGCAGAGGTGTATGCGGCCAATGCCTCCGCCTACAAAGCCCAGCTCAAGGCCCTTGATGACGAGCTGCGCACGGCGATCGCCGCGCTGCCTGCACAACAACGGTTGCTGGTGAGTTGCGAAGGGGCTTTCACCTATCTGGCCACTGACTATGGGCTTGAGGAGGCCTATCTCTGGCCGGTGAATGCCGAAAGTGAGATCACTCCCAAACGCATGGCACGGTTGATCAACACCGTTCGCGAGCGACAGGTGCCGACAATTTTTTGTGAGAGCACCGTGAGCGATAAAGCCCAACGGGAGGTGGCGGCGGCCTCAGGCGCTCGATTCGGGGGGACGTTCTACGTGGATTCCTTGTCCTCCCCGGACGGGCCCGCCCCCACCCTGTTGGACCTGCAGCGGCACAATGTGGATCTGATCCGTAAGGGCCTGAACCTGTCGGAGAGCAACCGCTGA
- a CDS encoding metal ABC transporter ATP-binding protein, which translates to MRIEADQLCVDYNGTVALYDASLHLPAGCICGLVGMNGAGKSTFFKALTGFVRPSRGRIRINGSSVAEAQRHQAVAYVPQTEGVDAQFPVSVWDVVMMGRYGSMNLLRIPRSSDRVAVRDALTRVDLLELADRPLGTLSGGQRKRTFLARAIAQRADVLLLDEPFNGVDVRTEQLMAQLFLQFRDEGRTILISTHDLGHVRDFCDLVVLINKTVLAYGETSEVFTPENLAMTFGGVPPDLLTGNSSPEDAI; encoded by the coding sequence ATGCGTATTGAGGCTGACCAGCTGTGTGTGGACTACAACGGCACCGTTGCCCTGTACGACGCCAGCCTGCATCTCCCTGCGGGTTGCATCTGCGGTCTGGTGGGCATGAATGGTGCCGGGAAATCAACCTTTTTCAAAGCACTCACTGGTTTTGTCCGCCCTTCGCGGGGCAGGATCCGGATCAACGGCAGCAGCGTGGCCGAGGCGCAGCGTCATCAGGCGGTGGCCTACGTGCCTCAGACTGAAGGGGTGGACGCCCAGTTCCCCGTTTCGGTATGGGACGTGGTGATGATGGGCCGTTATGGCTCGATGAATCTGCTGAGGATTCCCCGCAGTTCGGATCGCGTGGCCGTGCGGGATGCGCTGACGCGTGTTGACCTGCTCGAGCTGGCCGATCGTCCCCTTGGCACCTTGTCCGGGGGGCAACGCAAGCGCACGTTCCTGGCGCGAGCCATCGCCCAGCGTGCCGATGTGCTGCTGCTGGACGAACCCTTCAATGGGGTGGATGTGCGAACCGAGCAGCTGATGGCCCAGCTGTTCCTTCAGTTCCGGGACGAGGGCCGCACGATTCTGATCTCCACCCACGACCTAGGCCACGTCCGTGATTTTTGCGATCTGGTGGTTCTGATCAACAAGACCGTGCTCGCCTATGGGGAAACCTCGGAAGTGTTCACCCCCGAGAATCTCGCCATGACCTTCGGCGGCGTGCCACCCGATCTGCTGACGGGCAACAGCTCCCCGGAAGACGCCATCTAA